A single region of the Lotus japonicus ecotype B-129 chromosome 4, LjGifu_v1.2 genome encodes:
- the LOC130713385 gene encoding lysine-specific demethylase JMJ15-like, with protein MENVESSGNRPIIKTSSIWNPSRARRPEIDEAPVFYPTIEEFHDPLGYIAKIRPQAEHNGICKIVPPTSWVPPCPVKEKDLWENLKFPTRIQPINFLQHRESMKKKGKGRKRKRGRPKKIDTNRKTGNASYKANVLLKPDDERFGFQSGPDFTVREFHHQANAFKNSYFMVNPAHHDDGEDSRNKQQKRREPSVEEIEGEYWRIIEEPTDVVEVYYGTDLDIGSVGSGFPKTSSSTKSNTNQHTVSGGWNLNNLAGLPGSALCYENNDIPGVIVPWMYIGMCFSTSCWHVDDHHLYSLNYLHSGDPTVWYGVPGSHATALEETVKKELPELFAAQPDLLNELVTQFTPSILTSAGLPVYRIVQNPREFVLTFPRAYHGGFSCGFNCSEAVNVAPVDWFVHGQVAVELYSQQCRKTSLSHDKMLFRAAEDAVLALAEKTLHGKETLRYLKWKSACGKDGVLTDAVKTRMEMERGRLLSLPIHLTTMAKMDNRYDLLEEIECISCFYDLHQSAIGCQCSPDRYSCLQHSNKLCKCEMDKKVILYRYTLSEISSLVAALEGEKHAIEAWAKRNPGDQSANVEDEQHMERAKCKNKNKEKGESSTFLAGTSEKYNPNAVSSSYNHVSSELVPPGSHHEPLSTRDGVIDFHKNNVKDKKLAMDNEIREVQRRSVGSYIDLTSDEPDNDHFKGLIESAYEAVNLVSLGSVMFGKLWSSKHAIYPKGFKSRFMFFSTLDPANLCDYVCEVIDAGLLGPVFKVTMELHPNETFTQASADKCWETVLNKLIHEIKRRESLGEEALPPLELLQSTNGHKMFGFLSPPIIQSIEALDPGHKCVEYWNHKGAISESSGRAIDASTSKAPHGSSNSTQGVSTTKLFGVTLVKREEDDMVQGSSHSSEENKLRLQGLLKKASPDELSSMHQLFSSDAELTQSRVEIVKQIDGIQKSRA; from the exons ATGGAAAATGTAGAATCTTCTGGCAATAGACCAATTATAAAG ACATCATCCATATGGAATCCATCTAGAGCACGTCGGCCTGAAATTGATGAAGCACCTGTGTTTTATCCGACAATTGAG GAGTTTCATGACCCTCTTGGTTACATAGCTAAGATCCGTCCCCAAGCAGAACACAATGGAATATGTAAGATTGTGCCTCCTACTAGCTGGGTTCCACCATGCCCTGTTAAAGAGAAAGACTTgtgggaaaatttaaagtttcccACCCGAATTCAACCAATTAACTTTCTTCAGCATAGAGAGTCTATGAAGAAGAAAGGCAAGGGGAGGAAACGAAAACGTGGAAGACCAAAAAAGATAGACACAAACAGGAAAACAGGAAATGCAAGTTATAAAGCCAATGTTCTTTTAAAACCTGACGATGAGAGGTTTGGCTTCCAATCAGGGCCAGACTTCACAGTAAGAGAATTCCATCATCAAGCAAACGCTTTTAAAAATAGCTATTTCATGGTCAATCCTGCTCATCATGATGATGGAGAAGATAGTCGAAACAAGCAGCAGAAGAGACGGGAGCCTTCTGTGGAGGAAATCGAAGGCGAATATTGGCGAATAATTGAGGAACCAACTGATGTTGTTGAG GTGTATTATGGAACTGACTTGGACATTGGATCAGTTGGAAGTGGTTTTCCTAAGACATCTTCATCAACTAAGAGTAATACAAATCAACACACTGTGTCTGGAGGATGGAATCTGAATAACTTGGCGGGATTGCCGGGTTCTGCACTATGTTATGAAAACAATGATATCCCGGGAGTTATTGTTCCCTGGATGTACATTGGAATGTGCTTTTCAACATCTTGTTGG CATGTTGATGATCATCACCTATACTCACTTAATTATCTGCACTCGGGTGACCCAACAGTATGGTATGGTGTACCTGGGAGCCATGCTACAGCTCTAGAAGAAACTGTGAAGAAAGAGTTGCCTGAATTATTTGCAGCACAACCTGATCTACTCAATGAGCTG GTGACACAGTTTACTCCTTCAATTCTTACATCTGCGGGGTTGCCTGTATACCGCATTGTTCAGAATCCAAGGGAATTCGTTCTCACCTTCCCAAGGGCATATCATGGTGGCTTCAGCTGTGGCTTCAACTGCTCAGAGGCTGTCAATGTGGCTCCTGTTGATTGGTTCGTGCATGGCCAGGTTGCTGTTGAGCTTTACAGTCAGCAATGCCGCAAGACATCATTGTCTCATGACAAGATGTTGTTCAGAGCTGCTGAGGATGCCGTCCTTGCCCTTGCAGAGAAAACTcttcatggaaaagaaactctGAGGTATTTGAAATGGAAAAGTGCTTGTGGAAAAGATGGAGTTCTTACTGATGCAGTTAAG ACAAGGATGGAGATGGAAAGAGGGAGGCTTCTGTCTCTTCCCATTCATTTAACGACGATGGCGAAGATGGACAATCGCTATGATTTGCTTGAGGAAATAGAATGCATCTCTTGCTTCTATGACTTGCACCAATCTGCCATTGGTTGCCAGTGTTCTCCTGATAGATATTCTTGTCTTCAACACTCAAACAAGCTTTGCAAATGTGAAATGGACAAAAAAGTTATCCTGTATCGTTATACTTTGAGCGAGATATCTTCTTTGGTTGCAGCATTAGAAGGAGAAAAACATGCAATTGAAGCATGGGCTAAAAGAAACCCTGGAGACCAGTCTGCTAATGTTGAGGATGAACAACACATGGAGAGAGCCAAGTGCAAAAACAAGAATAAAGAAAAAGGGGAAAGCTCAACTTTTCTTGCAGGAACTAGTGAGAAGTATAATCCAAATGCAGTTAGCAGTTCTTACAACCATGTTTCTTCAGAGTTGGTACCTCCTGGTTCTCATCATGAACCTCTCAGCACACGAGATGGGGTTATAGATTTCCATAAGAACAACgtaaaagataaaaaattgGCCATGGACAATGAAATTAGGGAGGTGCAGAGAAGATCTGTGGGTTCGTATATTGACCTCACTTCTGATGAACCTGATAACGATCACTTTAAGGGCCTAATTGAATCTGCTTATGAAGCTGTTAATCTTGTAAGTTTGGGCTCTGTTATGTTTGGAAAGCTCTGGAGCAGTAAGCATGCAATATATCCAAAAG GATTCAAGAGCCGTTTTATGTTCTTTAGCACTTTAGATCCAGCAAACCTATGTGACTATGTTTGTGAAGTCATTGATGCTGGACTTCTTGGGCCTGTTTTCAAG gTTACAATGGAATTACACCCAAATGAGACATTCACACAGGCTTCAGCAGATAAGTGCTGGGAGACAGTTCTGAATAAACTAATTCATGAAATCAAGAGGCGAGAGAGTCTAGGTGAAGAAGCACTTCCTCCCTTAGAACTTCTGCAAAGCACCAATGGTCATAAAATGTTTGGATTCCTTTCTCCACCCATTATTCAG TCAATTGAAGCTCTAGATCCTGGTCATAAATGTGTGGAGTACTGGAACCACAAAGGAGCAATTTCTGAATCTTCAGGCAGGGCCATTGATGCCTCTACGAGTAAGGCTCCTCATGGCTCTAGTAACTCTACACAAGGTGTCAGTACCACCAAACTTTTTGGTGTCACTTTGGTAAAGCGGGAGGAGGATGACATGGTACAAGGTTCTTCTCATTCCTCTGAAGAGAACAAGTTGAGGCTACAAGGGTTGTTGAAAAAGGCAAGTCCTGATGAGTTAAGTTCCATGCATCAGTTATTCAGCTCTGATGCAGAGTTAACTCAATCTAGAGTGGAAATTGTGAAGCAGATAGATGGAATCCAGAAATCTCGTGCATAA
- the LOC130713386 gene encoding cyclin-T1-3-like translates to MEDDTIGTACMLIASKDEDKPYSLRNVIVFSYCLNHQHNLEEAMKRINESQEIYNSRKELIILAEKLVLATLNFTFEILHPYDFLTAYVTTLAIKPVEKSKVVRVAWDLANDGNLTTLSLQFWPQHIAGVCIFLAVKFLKLKLLDSSESYWWNTLGITQQQLEVISNQLFRIYVVLRKGRNLEGNAGDGRGARADAEAPATNEAQAREPNPSSKGKEVVGCASGAGDGDGTSTAGDGDLASAAAETLVLLLHQARAVQQAQAVQRVQADEPNPSSSKREEQVEGSSTPAAANALVRPPRCNP, encoded by the exons ATGGAAGATGAT ACTATTGGAACTGCTTGTATGTTAATTGCTAGTAAGGATGAAGACAAACCTTATAGCCTACGGAATGTTATTGTTTTTTCCTATTGTCTCAATCACCAGCACAATCTTGAAGAAGCTATGAAGCGCATAAACGAGAGTCAG GAAATATATAACTCACGGAAAGAGTTAATCATTCTTGCAGAGAAGCTTGTACTTGCTACTttaaattttacttttgaaattcTACATCCCTATGACTTCCTTACAGCCTACGTGACAACCTTAGCCATTAAGCCTGTCGAAAAGAGCAAAGTTGTTCGAGTTGCCTGGGACTTGGCCAATGATGG GAATTTGACAACGCTTAGCTTGCAATTCTGGCCGCAACACATTGCAGGAGTTTGCATTTTCCTTGCTGTCAAGTTCCTAAAATTGAAGCTTCTGGATAGTAGTGAGAGCTATTGGTGGAATACGCTTGGAATCACCCAACAACAATTGGAAG TGATTAGCAACCAGTTATTTAGAATCTATGTGGTCCTTAGAAAAGGAAGAAACCTGGAAGGAAATGCAGGTGATGGAAGGGGAGCAAGAGCTGATGCAGAGGCTCCTGCTACGAATGAGGCGCAAGCACGTGAACCGAATCCATCATCTAAAGGAAAAGAAGTAGTAGGATGTGCAAGTGGTGCTGGAGACGGAGATGGAACAAGTACTGCTGGAGATGGAGATTTAGCAAGTGCTGCTGCAGAGACTCTGGTCCTGCTACTACATCAGGCGCGAGCAGTACAGCAGGCGCAAGCAGTACAGCGAGTGCAAGCAGACGAGCCTAATCCATCGTCGTCTAAAAGAGAAGAACAGGTGGAAGGAAGTTCAACACCAGCTGCTGCAAATGCTCTGGTCCGTCCTCCTAGGTGTAACCCCTAA
- the LOC130716155 gene encoding subtilisin-like protease SBT2.2 isoform X2 produces MGNSYLAHLVVMLSFLGMLLIPSSCQDDSNEYDATTAVYIVTLRQAPTSHNQEELTREIGHHFRHGASRRNTLKRTRHQNVSQIDRRPGSNIARVHDAWLKKVFKGEKYLKLYSYHYLINGFAVLITQQQ; encoded by the exons ATGGGAAACTCATATTTGGCACATTTGGTGGTTATGTTGAGTTTCTTGGGGATGCTACTAATACCTTCCTCATGTCAAGATGATTCAAATGAATATGATGCAACTACTGCTGTGTACATTGTTACTCTCAGACAAGCCCCTACTTCTCATAATCAGGAAGAGCTGACCAGAGAAATTGGTCACCACTTCAGACATGGTGCTTCTAGGAGAAATACACTTAAAAGAACAAG ACATCAAAATGTTTCACAGATAGATAGGAGGCCTGGCTCTAACATTGCCAGAGTTCATGATGCGTGGTTGAAAAAGGTGTTTAAAGGGGAGAAATATCTGAAGCTCTATAGCTATCATTACTTGATTAATGGATTTGCTGTGCTAATTACTCAACAGCAG TGA
- the LOC130716155 gene encoding subtilisin-like protease SBT2.2 isoform X1, protein MGNSYLAHLVVMLSFLGMLLIPSSCQDDSNEYDATTAVYIVTLRQAPTSHNQEELTREIGHHFRHGASRRNTLKRTRHQNVSQIDRRPGSNIARVHDAWLKKVFKGEKYLKLYSYHYLINGFAVLITQQQADKLSRNHYCIC, encoded by the exons ATGGGAAACTCATATTTGGCACATTTGGTGGTTATGTTGAGTTTCTTGGGGATGCTACTAATACCTTCCTCATGTCAAGATGATTCAAATGAATATGATGCAACTACTGCTGTGTACATTGTTACTCTCAGACAAGCCCCTACTTCTCATAATCAGGAAGAGCTGACCAGAGAAATTGGTCACCACTTCAGACATGGTGCTTCTAGGAGAAATACACTTAAAAGAACAAG ACATCAAAATGTTTCACAGATAGATAGGAGGCCTGGCTCTAACATTGCCAGAGTTCATGATGCGTGGTTGAAAAAGGTGTTTAAAGGGGAGAAATATCTGAAGCTCTATAGCTATCATTACTTGATTAATGGATTTGCTGTGCTAATTACTCAACAGCAG GCAGATAAGCTCTCAAGGAATCACTATTGCATTTGTTGA
- the LOC130713387 gene encoding cyclin-T1-3-like, whose amino-acid sequence MEEGSSSRSKKRPAEDEADSSYRSNKRPALEEAEKEEAEEVPFDPRRCLTLQEIIQHSPSGKDGMEWKMEAYYRRGGCFYIRQVGMACKLSRKVITRASYYFNKFFMLQSFANINARTIGTACMLIASKDEDKPYSLRNVIVFSYCLNHQHNLEEAMKRINESQEIYNSRKELIILAEKLVLATLNFTFEILHPYDFLTAYVTTLAIKPVEKSKVVRVAWDLANDGNLTTLSLQFWPQHIAGVCIFLAVKFLKLKLLDSSESYWWNTLGITQQQLEVISNQLFRIYVVLRKGRNLEGNAGDGRGARADAEAPATNEAQAREPNPSSKGKEVVGCASGAGDGDGTSTAGDGDLASAAAETLVLLLHQARAVQQAQAVQRVQADEPNPSSSKREEQVEGSSTPAAANALVRPPRCNP is encoded by the exons ATGGAAGAAGGTAGCAGCTCACGCAGTAAGAAAAGGCCTGCAGAGGACGAGGCAGATAGCAGCTATCGCAGTAATAAAAGACCTGCACTGGAGGAGGCAGAGAAGGAGGAGGCCGAGGAGGTTCCATTTGATCCACGGAGATGTCTGACGCTGCAAGAAATAATTCAACATTCGCCGTCAGGGAAAGATGGAATGGAGTGGAAGATGGAGGCGTATTACCGGAGGGGAGGTTGCTTCTACATTAGGCAAGTAGGCATGGCATGCAAACT GTCTCGAAAAGTTATAACGAGGGCCTCATACTACTTTAACAAGTTCTTTATGCTACAATCGTTTGCAAATATCAACGCAAGG ACTATTGGAACTGCTTGTATGTTAATTGCTAGTAAGGATGAAGACAAACCTTATAGCCTACGGAATGTTATTGTTTTTTCCTATTGTCTCAATCACCAGCACAATCTTGAAGAAGCTATGAAGCGCATAAACGAGAGTCAG GAAATATATAACTCACGGAAAGAGTTAATCATTCTTGCAGAGAAGCTTGTACTTGCTACTttaaattttacttttgaaattcTACATCCCTATGACTTCCTTACAGCCTACGTGACAACCTTAGCCATTAAGCCTGTCGAAAAGAGCAAAGTTGTTCGAGTTGCCTGGGACTTGGCCAATGATGG GAATTTGACAACGCTTAGCTTGCAATTCTGGCCGCAACACATTGCAGGAGTTTGCATTTTCCTTGCTGTCAAGTTCCTAAAATTGAAGCTTCTGGATAGTAGTGAGAGCTATTGGTGGAATACGCTTGGAATCACCCAACAACAATTGGAAG TGATTAGCAACCAGTTATTTAGAATCTATGTGGTCCTTAGAAAAGGAAGAAACCTGGAAGGAAATGCAGGTGATGGAAGGGGAGCAAGAGCTGATGCAGAGGCTCCTGCTACGAATGAGGCGCAAGCACGTGAACCGAATCCATCATCTAAAGGAAAAGAAGTAGTAGGATGTGCAAGTGGTGCTGGAGACGGAGATGGAACAAGTACTGCTGGAGATGGAGATTTAGCAAGTGCTGCTGCAGAGACTCTGGTCCTGCTACTACATCAGGCGCGAGCAGTACAGCAGGCGCAAGCAGTACAGCGAGTGCAAGCAGACGAGCCTAATCCATCGTCGTCTAAAAGAGAAGAACAGGTGGAAGGAAGTTCAACACCAGCTGCTGCAAATGCTCTGGTCCGTCCTCCTAGGTGTAACCCCTAA